A region from the Branchiostoma lanceolatum isolate klBraLanc5 chromosome 2, klBraLanc5.hap2, whole genome shotgun sequence genome encodes:
- the LOC136426996 gene encoding glycine receptor subunit alpha-2-like → MKMQCAYIIYVMSVLAVTKSQLTPMNSLNINMNSIDLSLYMRRTEEDWTAFKTGSLRPGLNGSDGLVGAANWERWQVWRTGSPLPSGYKQSQRPNEQERWTDVSSRVHIRNIGWLSEENSNLSTTMEYNLAWVDPRLGGLTASWFPVPADLAWTPPMSFGRNVRRTSVVDQGSKSNSGISMWLHRSGIVFYSITRALKLTCSVQLWRYPFDSQVCSVKLHGYNGVRFNVLPSNTSSQAPITADATAVRSQFMLTAVEIRIERDSFLTDGPGCEYFSEKCDHDVEHCLDAASCRDDQVCQECKSSVGRCSHKLHSCDENNDSNVYTALEVRIYLRRRLLSYFFTTFIPSTVVVTASFLQAWLPLVPSAIAGRFVLGIFAVLVMISGDNMKHLILRLSEARAIDIWIMTCILFVTVALLETVVVHFIHDMLKRQEKKASLERTPSFHIPRPHLKRPLPAWWYRLPNKQWMTMYNPYIPASSSGAVEVDMSAYEDEKTKSNFKPLVNIPRAKFRQPGIASWEQLPSNQWKVQLNYGSRARTGELYHTERLPRSEEMTRKIDRAARIAFPCAFLLFNLWFWLFYLLF, encoded by the exons atgaaaatgcagTGTGCGTATATCATATACGTGATGTCTGTTCTTGCTGTTACCAAAAGTCAGCTTACTCCGATGAATAGTTTAAACATTAACATGAATAGTATAGACTTGTCCCTGTATATGCGACGAACTGAAGAGGACTGGACTGCCTTTAAAACT GGCTCGCTGCGACCCGGACTGAACGGGAGCGACGGTTTAGTTGGAGCTGCGAACTGGGAACGTTGGCAGGTCTGGAGAACAGGCAGCCCTCTGCCTTCGGGGTACAAACAATCCCAGAGACCGAACGAGCAAG aacgATGGACTGATGTTTCCTCAAGAGTACACATCCGGAACATAGGATGGCTGTCAGAGGAAAACTCG AACCTGAGCACGACGATGGAGTACAACCTGGCCTGGGTGGACCCGCGGCTCGGCGGTCTGACGGCGTCGTGGTTTCCCGTCCCCGCCGACCTGGCCTGGACTCCCCCGATGTCTTTTGGACGGAACGTTCGGCGGACGTCTGTTGTGGACCAGGGAAGCAAGTCCAACAGCGGAATCTCCATGTGGCTCCATCGAAGCGGGATCGTGTTTTACAGCATAAC TCGTGCCTTGAAGCTTACATGTAGTGTTCAACTGTGGCGGTATCCCTTCGATTCACAAGTGTGTAGTGTGAAACTGCACGGAT ATAATGGCGTTAGGTTTAACGTCCTGCCGTCCAATACAAGTAGTCAGGCTCCCATCACCGCAGACGCCACAGCTGTGAGGTCACAGTTCATGCTGACAGCGGTGGAAATCAGAATAGAAAGGGACTCTTTTCTGACCGATGGGCCAG GCTGTGAGTACTTCAGCGAGAAGTGTGACCATGACGTTGAACATTGTCTGGACGCTGCCTCCTGTCGCGATGACCAGGTCTGCCAGGAGTGTAAAAGCAGCGTGGGACGGTGTTCACACAAACTTCACAGCTGTGACGAAAACAACG ATTCAAATGTTTACACAGCGCTGGAAGTGCGAATCTATCTGAGACGCCGCCTTCTGTCCTACTTCTTCACGACGTTCATCCCGTCCACAGTGGTGGTCACCGCGTCATTCTTACAAGCATGGCTGCCGCTCGTCCCGTCAGCCATTGCGGGCCGGTTCGTGCTGGGTATCTTCGCCGTCCTGGTGATGATATCCGGAGACAACATGAAACACCTCATCCTACGG TTGTCGGAGGCGCGTGCCATCGACATCTGGATTATGACGTGTATCCTGTTCGTCACAGTAGCCCTACTGGAGACGGTGGTCGTACATTTCATTCACGACATGCTGAAGAGACAG GAAAAGAAGGCGTCGCTGGAGCGCACGCCATCTTTCCACATTCCTCGGCCTCACCTGAAGCGCCCCCTGCCCGCCTGGTGGTATCGTCTGCCCAACAAACAATGGATGACCATGTACAACCCTTACATTCCGGCATCATCATCTGGAGCTGTGGAGGTGGACATGTCTGCTTATGAG GACGAGAAAACAAAGAGCAACTTCAAACCCCTTGTCAACATTCCACGGGCCAAGTTCAGGCAGCCGGGCATTGCATCATGGGAGCAGCTTCCCAGCAATCAGTGGAAGGTGCAGCTGAACTACGGCTCCAGGGCGCGGACCGGGGAACTCTACCACACGGAAAGGCTGCCGCGGTCAGAAGAGATGACACGAAAGATAGATCGAGCCGCAAGAATAGCATTCCCCTGTGCCTTCTTGCTGTTCAATCTATGGTTTTGGCTGTTCTACCTTCTATTCTAA
- the LOC136426763 gene encoding IgGFc-binding protein-like, whose protein sequence is MSGSQPDNKAVYVTSDKDISVLSVSGEPGLITGTYRALPITFLGSEYYIPSYSASGQLSEFGVISAFPDTTVTITPTQDVTFDGTAYTAGTSFDVELGEHEGLQVQAAGDLTGTLH, encoded by the exons ATGAGCGGCAGTCAACCCGACAACAAAGCTGTGTACGTCACTTCCGACAAAGACATCAGCGTCCTGTCTGTTTCCGGCGAACCGGGGCTCATCACAGGCACCTATAGGGCTCTGCCGATTACATTCCTCGGCAGCGAATATTACATCCCCAGCTACAGCGCCTCTGGACAACTATCAG AATTTGGTGTGATCAGCGCCTTCCCCGACACAACTGTCACCATCACTCCCACTCAAGACGTGACGTTTGACGGTACGGCCTACACCGCTGGAACGTCTTTTGATGTCGAGCTGGGAGAACATGAGGGGCTGCAGGTCCAGGCTGCCGGGGACTTAACCGGTACGCTTCATTGA